The window GCTGACTTCGTCAATCACATGACATGGCGGCGCTAGCGTTGTGCCGCGTCGGTCAACAACTCGGCGACCAGATCGAGGTCATCGGTGGTGATGTCGCGGCCGCCCACTGCACGGACCCGTTGAAGCGACTGCAGACGTTTGCGGGTGAACCACAGATCGACGTGGATAGCGATGTCCTGCACCGTGGCCGCTTCGACGGAGCGAATCTGGGCCAGCGCCGCCGCGCGGGTGGTGTCGTCGAGCACGAGGTGCACGATGTCGAGTAGGTCGGTGCCCTGCTTGTCCGTCGAGCGATTCATCACCGCTTGGAGTTTCATCGCGATCAGCGGCCCGGGCTCGGCGACCGGGGTTGTGACTGCGACGCGCTCACCGCTGGTGCGGATCACCTCGATGGTCATGTCGGTTGCGGTGTCGTTGGCCCAGGCGTGCGCCGAGGCGTGAAGGCGGTCCCCGGGATCGTCGCTCGGTTGGTCGAGTTCGACCTGACGGACTTCGAGGACGTCGACCTTGACTGATCCGTACCGGGTGGGTAGGAGGACGGCCGCCGGCTCGACCGGCTCCGCGCCGTCGGCGGCGCGAAGGACCTCGAGCTGGGGGAGGTGGCCGAGAAGCCGGTCGACGAGGTCGAGGTCGACGGTGGCGCGGTAGGGGTTCGACAACCGTGACAGCACGGCGAGGCCACCGACGATGACGGGCGCCTGGCCGATAAGTGCCCGAACCTCGATGACACCTTGGACGACGGCGGCCATCGCATCGCCGACGAACACGACATGGCTACCAGACACGGGTCCACCGTTCCCCGGGTGTCCAGGCGTCCAGAATTTCCCGGCCCCGCCCGAGGTCTTGGGCGAGATCGAGCGCGACGAACACCGGATGCGCAAGCGGCCATTCGAGCGGGTTGGTGTCCAGCTCGATCCGGGACTGGACGACCGCGGGAACGGGCGCGACCCGCACGGTGGCGTGCGCGTGCCGGGCTGATTCCGCGGTACCGAGGAGGGTGCTCGCGCGCCGGAGGATCGATGGGTCGGGGACGAAGAAGTCGAGGGTGTGGCCTGCGCGGAATGCGAGGGGTGCGCCGTACGCGGCGGCGGCGGCGGAGTCGGTCAGTGCCCACCCGGGTCCGTCGAGCGCGTCGAGACCGAGTCGAAGCGTTCGTTGCAGGCTGGTATCGCCCGGCGTCGGTGGCTGTGCCAGATGAACACGCGGGCTCGTCCAGCGGCCGGCGACCTGCCAGAACAGGTCGGTGCCGACCAGAATGTTGTTCGCGTCGAGGAGGTCGTCTCGGCGTAGGGCGGCGAGAATTTCCGAGACCGTGCTGGGGGAGCGGCCGAGTTCGCGCGCCAACCCGCGCACCGTGCCGGCTCGTTCGGGGTGCAGCAGCATGGCCGTGGCGACCTCGAGTCCGGCCTTGCCGCCGAGCGCCTCGGACCGTGCGGTGCGTTCCTTGACCGGCTGCACCTCGGCGTCGATCACCAGGCGATCGGTGCGCAGAGCGAGTCGGCCACGCAGGTCGAGGTAGCCGCCGTGGTGGCGGATGAGCACTGTGCGCGCATCTTCGGTCACCCGGTCGGCCACGACGAGCAACGGTGTGGGCGCGGCCGCGGCAATCGAGGGCGCAATGTCGGTGAGCAGCCGCTCGGCAACGTCGACGGTGATCAACGTGCGGAACTCCAGGTGGATCGGCACTGCTACGCCGTCCGGGTCCACGACAAGGTCGGCGTTGCTCCCGGATACCGTTATGGGCGGGCGGGCCTCGATGTCCAACTGCGCGAAGGCATCGACCACGAAGGCCTCGATGCCTGCACCTGCGCGGCTCTGCGGG of the Rhodococcus oxybenzonivorans genome contains:
- a CDS encoding transcriptional regulator, whose product is MNAGRIPQSRAGAGIEAFVVDAFAQLDIEARPPITVSGSNADLVVDPDGVAVPIHLEFRTLITVDVAERLLTDIAPSIAAAAPTPLLVVADRVTEDARTVLIRHHGGYLDLRGRLALRTDRLVIDAEVQPVKERTARSEALGGKAGLEVATAMLLHPERAGTVRGLARELGRSPSTVSEILAALRRDDLLDANNILVGTDLFWQVAGRWTSPRVHLAQPPTPGDTSLQRTLRLGLDALDGPGWALTDSAAAAAYGAPLAFRAGHTLDFFVPDPSILRRASTLLGTAESARHAHATVRVAPVPAVVQSRIELDTNPLEWPLAHPVFVALDLAQDLGRGREILDAWTPGERWTRVW
- a CDS encoding nucleotidyl transferase AbiEii/AbiGii toxin family protein; the encoded protein is MSGSHVVFVGDAMAAVVQGVIEVRALIGQAPVIVGGLAVLSRLSNPYRATVDLDLVDRLLGHLPQLEVLRAADGAEPVEPAAVLLPTRYGSVKVDVLEVRQVELDQPSDDPGDRLHASAHAWANDTATDMTIEVIRTSGERVAVTTPVAEPGPLIAMKLQAVMNRSTDKQGTDLLDIVHLVLDDTTRAAALAQIRSVEAATVQDIAIHVDLWFTRKRLQSLQRVRAVGGRDITTDDLDLVAELLTDAAQR